Within the Candidatus Cloacimonadota bacterium genome, the region AGATCATTAAAACTGACAGTAATTTGTCAAATCATGACAGCAAGTTGGCAGGTTGTGCCACTGATTTGTCAGACGACTTAGTGCAGAAACAACACATTCGCTTTTTTTCTTCACAGTTTTCTGATTAAATCGTTTCGTCCAAGGATTTTAGATACTTAATCAAGCTTTCCACGTAACGCTGGAGAATTGCTTCCGGAGGCATCTCTGCGGTTTTGGTGAAATTATCAGTAAGTTCAATTACCGTTGACCGCATAACATTGTTAAGGTTAGCTTGGAATTCAGACATGTAATGATTTCCAAAATCTGCTCTGGCCCGGCGGAATTCTTTTTCCACCCCCCTTTTCAATTTCTCCTTATTTTTGGGGAGTCCGAAGAGATTGGCAATACCGCCGGCCAAAGTTCCAATCAATGCATAAAAGGGCACGATAACCAGCAAGGCAGGCATGGTAGCAGCTGTCATTGCGACCACGATTGACCCGCCCACCAAGCCAAACGCTCCACCAATGGCAGCTCCTTTTTTAACGCCTTCGATCAGCATCTCCGGCATAGTGATGTTCTCTCCCTCAACCTCCGCGATTATCTTCTTTTGAAATGAGAGATGCAGTTCATCGGCCTTGCTCAGTTCGAGGGCGATGTTCTCCACTGCGTTTTTCCACTCGGAAGAATAGGCGGAGCTTATCAGGGCAAACATCTGTTCCAGCCTGCGGTTGATGTTGTCGTTGGAAACCGCCTGCTTAACCATTGAGTTTATCTCGGAAGAGCTGTGAGAATCATTTATTGCTGCCAGCACCTGTTCTTCTTCCTCCGCCAGAAACTTGTTTTCGAGCCATTCTTCCGCCAAACCTTTTAGTGTCCTGCCGATAGAGTCCCGATGATAATCGCATTTATTGCGGAACAACAGGATTTGATTGAGGAGATAATCAACTCTATTCTTGGCCAATTCGTGCAATGCCTTGTCTTTAAGAGCCAAGGCGTACATACTGCTTAGAGTGCTTTCACTTTTAACCCGCTTTACCTCTTCATCAATCTCTTTAAGATATTCAAGCAGTTCTTTGATGCCGCTTGATCTTGGAGTGTCACCATCCTTAACCTCAAGGCCGATTCTTGCCCATAAGGAAGAGAACACCATTATTTTCTGGAAGTACAGTGAGTAATTGTTCCTATAGTAGTTGAGGATGGCATCCGCCTCATTTCCGATCTCATCGATCCTGCTTACCACGCCGATCATGGGCTTACCCAGCTTGGCAACAGCGGACAACCTTTCCCGCACATCCGACTGGCCGGCGTGGTTGGCGTTAAATACCCAAATGATTACATCAGACGAATTGAAGAAGTTAACCGTAGCGTTCTCATAGCTTGCGTTGATAGTCTCCAAGCCTGGCGTATCCACCAGATGGAGGTTCTTTAGCGCTGTAGAGTTAAGGCAAAGGCGTATTTCCGCTCTCTGTTTGTTTTCATGGATATACTTGCTTTGCGAGGCATAGTATTCCCAAACAACTTCTCTACTACCGGTTTCTACCACTTGTTCATCAAGTAGGAGAGATGCATTGGGTTCTTCTCCGAATGAAACATCGACAATGCATGAAGTGGCTTCCGTTACGTCCACCGGGGAAACATCATCCTGCAGAAT harbors:
- a CDS encoding dynamin family protein; this encodes MKKLHDYLSLFKQSPLRDVSSESDSIIALFSKEAGQLMADAKFIEKRSSEPLNVVILGEVKAGKSSLINAILQDDVSPVDVTEATSCIVDVSFGEEPNASLLLDEQVVETGSREVVWEYYASQSKYIHENKQRAEIRLCLNSTALKNLHLVDTPGLETINASYENATVNFFNSSDVIIWVFNANHAGQSDVRERLSAVAKLGKPMIGVVSRIDEIGNEADAILNYYRNNYSLYFQKIMVFSSLWARIGLEVKDGDTPRSSGIKELLEYLKEIDEEVKRVKSESTLSSMYALALKDKALHELAKNRVDYLLNQILLFRNKCDYHRDSIGRTLKGLAEEWLENKFLAEEEEQVLAAINDSHSSSEINSMVKQAVSNDNINRRLEQMFALISSAYSSEWKNAVENIALELSKADELHLSFQKKIIAEVEGENITMPEMLIEGVKKGAAIGGAFGLVGGSIVVAMTAATMPALLVIVPFYALIGTLAGGIANLFGLPKNKEKLKRGVEKEFRRARADFGNHYMSEFQANLNNVMRSTVIELTDNFTKTAEMPPEAILQRYVESLIKYLKSLDETI